A region of Bradyrhizobium sp. CCBAU 53351 DNA encodes the following proteins:
- a CDS encoding ABC transporter ATP-binding protein, translating into MSAPGPSLAVARETTNADAGRTRIAVQGLVKRFSAGRGDFAAVDNVSFEVRQGEFVALLGPSGCGKSTILNMVAGLLPHSGGRILVDGDLVDTGKVNSNVGYVFQRDTLFPWRTVEQNIGYGLEISGITKTERSARVADAIGKAGLTGFGQSFPRMLSGGMRQRVALMRTLILEPEILLMDEPFGALDTHTKLEMHKTLLDIWERERQTVLFVTHDLGEALTLASRIIVLSARPGRLKDDFQVPFPRPRDPVGLRETAEFGRLYSHIWHSLGEEFRRTKAD; encoded by the coding sequence ATGTCCGCGCCTGGCCCCAGCCTCGCCGTTGCCCGAGAAACGACGAATGCGGACGCTGGTCGCACTCGGATTGCTGTGCAAGGACTAGTTAAGCGCTTCAGCGCCGGTCGAGGCGATTTTGCTGCCGTCGACAATGTATCATTCGAGGTTCGCCAAGGCGAATTCGTTGCCTTGCTCGGCCCCTCCGGCTGCGGAAAGAGCACGATCCTCAACATGGTGGCCGGGCTCTTGCCACATTCAGGCGGCCGAATTCTCGTCGACGGCGACTTAGTTGATACCGGCAAGGTAAATTCCAACGTCGGTTACGTGTTTCAGCGCGACACACTATTTCCTTGGCGAACGGTCGAGCAGAATATCGGCTACGGGCTCGAAATCTCCGGTATCACGAAGACGGAGCGTTCCGCGCGGGTTGCCGATGCGATTGGAAAGGCCGGGTTGACTGGCTTCGGCCAGAGCTTTCCTCGGATGCTTTCGGGCGGGATGCGTCAGCGGGTGGCCTTAATGCGCACCCTCATCCTCGAACCTGAAATTCTCCTGATGGATGAGCCTTTCGGCGCGCTTGATACTCATACCAAGCTGGAAATGCACAAGACATTGCTCGATATCTGGGAGCGCGAACGGCAGACTGTGCTGTTCGTAACTCACGACCTCGGCGAGGCGCTTACACTGGCCAGCCGCATCATCGTCCTGTCCGCAAGGCCCGGACGGCTGAAGGATGACTTCCAGGTGCCCTTTCCTCGTCCGCGAGATCCAGTCGGGTTGCGCGAAACGGCCGAATTCGGCCGCCTGTATTCTCACATCTGGCATTCGCTTGGCGAAGAGTTTCGCCGTACCAAGGCCGATTGA
- the kynA gene encoding tryptophan 2,3-dioxygenase has translation MANNDYDPTAEGAETNFAARMSYSDYLRLETILSAQHPLSDAHDEMLFIVQHQASELWMRLAIHELGAARDAIARDAVAPAMKMLARVSRIFEQLNSAWDVLRTMTPSEYTHFRAKLGQSSGFQSRQYRLIEYVLGNRNPAMLKPHAHDAEATRLLERELTIPSLYDEVLRLGNRKGLAIPRSVLERDVRETHRLNDAVVEAWRCVYEAPETHWLLYELAEKLVDFEDYFRRWRFNHVTTVERIIGFKRGTGGTGGVSYLKRMLEVELFPELWRVRTVL, from the coding sequence ATGGCCAACAATGACTACGATCCAACAGCAGAAGGCGCAGAAACGAATTTCGCTGCGCGGATGTCCTATAGCGATTATCTGCGATTGGAGACCATTCTCAGCGCGCAGCATCCGCTGTCGGATGCGCACGATGAGATGCTGTTCATTGTGCAGCATCAGGCCTCGGAGCTCTGGATGCGACTTGCCATTCATGAATTGGGTGCGGCCCGCGACGCGATTGCACGCGACGCCGTCGCGCCGGCAATGAAAATGCTGGCGCGCGTCTCACGTATCTTCGAACAGTTGAACAGCGCATGGGACGTGCTGCGCACGATGACGCCAAGCGAGTATACGCATTTCCGGGCGAAGCTCGGACAGTCGTCCGGCTTCCAATCCCGTCAGTACCGCCTCATCGAATATGTTTTGGGCAATCGCAATCCAGCCATGCTGAAGCCGCACGCGCATGATGCGGAGGCGACACGGCTTCTTGAGAGGGAGCTCACAATCCCAAGCCTGTACGACGAGGTGCTGCGCCTCGGCAACCGCAAGGGGCTTGCGATTCCGCGCTCCGTACTGGAACGTGATGTCCGTGAAACGCATCGCCTCAACGATGCAGTGGTCGAGGCCTGGCGCTGTGTCTATGAGGCGCCGGAAACGCATTGGCTGCTCTACGAGCTTGCTGAGAAGCTCGTCGACTTCGAGGACTATTTCCGCCGTTGGCGCTTTAACCATGTGACCACCGTGGAGCGCATCATCGGCTTCAAACGAGGTACGGGAGGCACCGGCGGCGTCAGCTATCTCAAGCGAATGCTGGAGGTCGAACTATTCCCGGAACTCTGGCGCGTCCGAACGGTCCTATGA
- the kynU gene encoding kynureninase codes for MSTTENRLRVYEQTKPLFNIPDGVTYLDGNSLGPLPLSTADRMGRVIQQQWGVELIRAWNTAGWYVQPRKLGDRIARLIGAETGSVTVGDTLSLKVYQALSAALEMNRDRKIVLSDTGNFPTDLYMAEGLIATLGRGHQLRLVRPEEIEESLSEEIAVLYITEVDYRTGRRHNMAELTARAHALGIVTVWDLAHSTGALPVDLARVGADFAAGCTYKYLNGGPGAPAFLYIAPRHADHARPALSGWMGHAKPFAFDLGYAPAVGIERMRIGTPPVLAMAALEASLDIWDRIDMHEVRARSLELADLLIGEVERLCPQLRLVTPRSHEERGSQVSFAFERGYAAMQALIAHGVIGDFRAPDIMRFGITPLYIGKAEVMRAIEVIERVFTRELWRRPEYDVVHAVT; via the coding sequence ATGAGCACTACAGAAAACAGATTGCGCGTTTACGAACAGACAAAGCCGCTGTTCAACATTCCGGACGGTGTGACATATCTGGATGGCAATTCGCTTGGTCCGCTGCCGCTTAGCACGGCTGATCGAATGGGCCGCGTCATCCAGCAGCAGTGGGGCGTCGAGCTGATCCGCGCCTGGAATACTGCCGGCTGGTATGTGCAGCCGCGCAAGCTGGGTGATCGGATTGCACGGCTTATTGGCGCTGAAACTGGGTCTGTCACCGTTGGCGATACGCTGTCGTTGAAGGTCTATCAGGCGCTCTCCGCCGCGCTCGAGATGAATCGTGATCGCAAAATCGTGTTGTCGGATACCGGCAATTTCCCGACCGATCTTTATATGGCCGAAGGCTTGATCGCGACCTTGGGACGCGGGCACCAATTGCGGCTCGTTCGGCCTGAGGAGATAGAGGAATCGCTGTCCGAGGAAATCGCGGTGCTCTATATCACGGAGGTGGACTATCGCACGGGGCGGCGTCATAACATGGCCGAGCTCACCGCAAGAGCCCACGCACTGGGCATCGTCACTGTCTGGGACCTCGCACATTCTACCGGCGCGTTGCCCGTCGATCTCGCACGCGTTGGCGCCGACTTCGCGGCCGGATGCACCTACAAGTATCTCAACGGCGGCCCTGGGGCGCCGGCGTTTCTCTACATTGCGCCGCGCCATGCTGATCACGCGCGGCCTGCTCTGTCGGGCTGGATGGGCCACGCCAAGCCCTTCGCCTTCGATCTCGGCTATGCACCAGCAGTTGGCATTGAGCGCATGAGGATCGGCACTCCGCCCGTGCTCGCTATGGCAGCGCTGGAAGCCTCGCTCGATATCTGGGACCGCATCGACATGCATGAAGTCCGCGCTCGCTCGCTCGAGCTCGCCGATCTGCTGATTGGCGAAGTCGAGCGTCTCTGCCCGCAGCTCAGGCTGGTGACGCCGCGCTCGCATGAAGAGCGAGGCTCACAGGTTTCGTTCGCATTTGAAAGGGGCTACGCAGCGATGCAAGCCCTGATTGCCCATGGCGTGATCGGCGACTTTCGGGCGCCCGACATCATGCGGTTCGGTATCACCCCGCTTTATATCGGCAAGGCCGAAGTGATGAGAGCAATCGAGGTGATCGAGCGGGTATTTACGCGGGAGCTTTGGCGGCGGCCAGAATATGACGTTGTGCATGCCGTGACATGA
- a CDS encoding ABC transporter permease: protein MATRRQVIVLWQIAIFAFLLVIWQWGFEWSKAVLPRAYVPKILDPYFVAKPSLIWQSFLRLSCLNDPSDFLVCFRNADNNLWIATLVTLKNTWWGFLFGSAAGIVVGLLLGRSDVLARIFGPFILAFNSIPRIALVPLIILMFGLGDVSKVVTAALVVFFIVFFNTFEGTRAVDRDQIAAARLLGASELTILRTVVIPSALAWVFASLLPAVSFALVGVIVGEFIGAERGLGKLIIEAEARANASEMMVAIFIMMIVGTMLALLVQYLQSYLLRWQPQFERSA from the coding sequence ATGGCTACCCGTCGTCAGGTGATCGTGCTCTGGCAGATCGCAATTTTCGCTTTTCTGCTTGTGATTTGGCAATGGGGCTTTGAATGGAGCAAAGCAGTTCTGCCAAGAGCCTATGTTCCCAAGATTCTCGACCCGTATTTCGTGGCGAAGCCGTCATTGATCTGGCAGAGCTTCTTGCGGCTTAGCTGCCTCAACGACCCATCGGATTTTCTGGTCTGCTTCAGGAATGCCGATAACAATCTTTGGATAGCGACGCTTGTCACGCTGAAGAATACTTGGTGGGGATTTCTGTTCGGCTCGGCCGCCGGCATCGTCGTTGGCCTCCTCCTCGGACGCTCGGACGTTCTTGCGCGCATATTTGGACCGTTCATTCTGGCGTTCAATTCGATCCCACGCATCGCGCTCGTGCCACTGATCATTCTCATGTTTGGCCTTGGCGATGTGTCGAAGGTGGTGACCGCCGCACTCGTCGTGTTCTTCATCGTGTTCTTTAATACGTTCGAAGGCACGCGGGCGGTCGACAGAGATCAAATTGCCGCCGCCCGCCTATTGGGCGCGAGCGAGCTGACCATCTTGCGTACCGTTGTCATTCCGTCTGCGCTGGCCTGGGTGTTCGCGTCTCTGCTCCCTGCAGTGTCGTTTGCACTTGTCGGCGTGATCGTCGGAGAGTTTATCGGCGCTGAACGTGGCCTCGGCAAGCTCATCATTGAGGCAGAGGCACGCGCCAATGCCAGCGAAATGATGGTCGCGATCTTTATAATGATGATCGTCGGAACCATGCTGGCGCTGCTTGTACAATATTTGCAATCATACCTCTTGCGTTGGCAGCCGCAGTTCGAAAGATCTGCATAA